Below is a window of bacterium DNA.
AGGGCGCCCTGGCGGACCTCGAGACCATCGCCGGCCAGAAGTCCGTGAAGACGCTGGCCAGGAAGTCGATCTCGAACTTCAAGCTGCGCGCGGGCATGCCCATCGGCGCCTGCGTCACTCTGCGCGGGGAGCGCATGTGGGAGTTCATGGATCGCTTCATCAACTTCACGTTGCCCCGCATCCGTGACTTCCGGGGCGTGCCGGCGCGGCTCAGCGGCCGTGGCGACTACACGATCGGCCTGAAGGACCAGACGGTCTTCCCGGAGATCGATTTCGACAAGGTCGACGAGGCGCGGG
It encodes the following:
- the rplE gene encoding 50S ribosomal protein L5, whose amino-acid sequence is MAKPRMQGIYEESVRTALQEKFGYTNPMMVPKPTKIVLNVGMGRAIQNPKALEGALADLETIAGQKSVKTLARKSISNFKLRAGMPIGACVTLRGERMWEFMDRFINFTLPRIRDFRGVPARLSGRGDYTIGLKDQTVFPEIDFDKVDEARGMNVTFVTTANTDEEARELLSLLGMPFRR